In Halopseudomonas nanhaiensis, a single window of DNA contains:
- a CDS encoding lipopolysaccharide kinase InaA family protein codes for MKQVKMLRKAGRRPPLPLHLQLQDGRKLHVIGWLRVLPGKRLVGEGRLDGEKVLVKLFIAAPGPRHFERELRGIEALARVGVATPEVLATGALAGGGCFLATRFVDDAQTLQAQWEAAQPALPGTEPALDIICRAVKAVAELHQHGLLQTDMHLGNFLAQGEQLWVIDGDAIESHGDTCLPGPVALHNLALLLGQLPPEWDACQPRLLATYLHVHPARSLAADQLASEVRKVRQRRLADFLGKALRDCTLFSVRRSWTRFVAAPRDEASRMSNLLDDPDSAFTGVLLKDGGSSTVARTELGPDLVVVKRYNIKGFTHWLKRFWRPSRAWHSWLAAHRLRFLGIATPRPLGMVEQRFGPLRGRAWLITEHCDGQDLLAVLGPAGDTLPDPALQEALLQTTRALVAQRISHGDFKATNLIWNGDEVVLIDLDALQAHSRTGSWVKAWQRDRARLIRNWPAASPVARWLDEQLPPA; via the coding sequence ATGAAGCAAGTGAAAATGCTTCGCAAGGCTGGGCGCCGGCCACCATTGCCGCTGCATCTGCAGTTACAGGACGGCCGTAAACTGCATGTCATCGGCTGGTTGCGCGTGCTTCCGGGCAAACGGCTGGTCGGAGAAGGTCGCCTCGACGGCGAGAAGGTGCTGGTCAAGCTGTTCATCGCCGCCCCTGGACCCCGGCACTTTGAACGCGAGCTCCGCGGAATCGAAGCGCTCGCCAGGGTCGGTGTTGCCACCCCGGAAGTACTCGCCACTGGTGCCCTCGCTGGTGGGGGCTGCTTTCTTGCCACGCGTTTTGTCGATGATGCACAGACCCTGCAGGCCCAGTGGGAAGCCGCGCAGCCTGCATTGCCAGGTACCGAACCGGCTCTGGATATCATCTGCCGGGCGGTGAAGGCGGTCGCCGAGTTGCACCAACATGGATTGCTTCAGACCGACATGCATCTGGGCAATTTTCTTGCGCAAGGCGAGCAGCTCTGGGTCATCGACGGTGATGCCATCGAGTCGCATGGCGACACTTGCTTGCCTGGTCCGGTGGCGCTGCACAATCTGGCACTTTTACTGGGTCAGCTTCCACCGGAATGGGACGCGTGCCAGCCTCGTTTGCTCGCCACCTATCTGCACGTCCATCCCGCACGTTCGCTTGCAGCGGATCAGCTGGCGTCTGAGGTGCGCAAGGTTCGACAGCGGCGCCTCGCCGACTTTCTGGGCAAGGCGCTTCGCGACTGTACGCTGTTCTCGGTTCGACGCAGCTGGACCCGCTTCGTGGCAGCCCCCCGCGATGAGGCATCACGGATGTCCAATCTTCTAGACGACCCCGATAGCGCATTCACGGGGGTCCTGCTCAAGGATGGTGGCAGCAGCACTGTTGCGAGGACCGAGCTGGGCCCGGATCTTGTGGTCGTCAAGCGGTACAACATAAAAGGCTTCACGCACTGGCTGAAACGCTTCTGGCGTCCCAGCCGCGCCTGGCATTCCTGGCTTGCCGCCCACCGTCTGCGCTTTCTCGGCATTGCGACGCCCAGGCCGCTGGGCATGGTGGAACAACGCTTCGGGCCCCTCCGCGGCCGGGCCTGGCTGATTACCGAGCATTGTGATGGCCAGGATCTGCTGGCGGTGCTGGGTCCAGCAGGAGACACGCTGCCCGATCCGGCTTTGCAAGAGGCATTGCTGCAGACCACCCGCGCGCTGGTAGCCCAGCGAATCAGTCATGGTGATTTCAAGGCAACCAATCTCATCTGGAACGGCGACGAAGTCGTGCTCATTGATCTGGATGCTCTTCAGGCGCACTCCCGAACGGGCAGCTGGGTGAAGGCCTGGCAGCGCGACCGAGCTCGGCTTATACGCAACTGGCCAGCAGCCAGTCCGGTAGCGCGCTGGCTTGATGAGCAACTGCCGCCTGCTTGA
- a CDS encoding carbamoyltransferase family protein, which yields MALTILGLSGALSHDPSAALYIDGKLIAAVEEERFVRDKHAKNRMPYESAKFCLEQAGITPADVDIVTIPFAPISIFGKARWHYAKRYWYAPDRSLDAIFAGNRRFNRYRRKILWCLEQLGFDAKKVRLEPVEHHLAHASSAYHCSGIKEKTAILGIDGKGEYATTFFGWGENGKIHKIKEFYDPDSLGGLYGAITEYLGFEMLDGEFKVMGMAPYGDAARYDFSRLAKFENGELVINTDYANVIGFRRYKEKGKGYYFSPKLIEWLGPKREGDIADDPYIHYAASIQALFEKLALEMIDYYLGDILRETGRIAFAGGCALNVKLNQRIIARPDVKELFVQPASGDAGTAVGAAAYISEQNGVPVEKMEHVYLGPSYSNEDVIAACGRHPSKPQWEQLSDVPGHIAQMLADGNPVAWFQGRMEFGPRALGGRSIIGNPSSSGVANRINEQIKFRERWRPFCPSMLDTVAPQMLSVDHPSPFMTFTFEVNDEWKARVPEVVHEDGTARAQVLKREYNPRYYDLMKELERITGNGVVLNTSLNRRGEPMVCSPTDALNMFFGSDLQYLIMEDVLVHKGGSQ from the coding sequence GTGGCATTAACGATTCTCGGACTTTCAGGCGCTTTGAGTCACGACCCATCTGCGGCGCTTTACATCGACGGCAAGCTGATCGCTGCGGTGGAAGAGGAGCGCTTCGTGCGCGACAAGCATGCGAAGAACCGTATGCCGTATGAATCCGCGAAGTTCTGCCTGGAACAGGCCGGCATCACGCCTGCCGATGTCGATATCGTCACCATCCCGTTCGCGCCTATCAGTATTTTCGGCAAGGCTCGCTGGCACTATGCAAAGCGTTATTGGTATGCGCCGGACCGTTCGCTTGACGCGATCTTCGCTGGCAACCGTCGCTTCAATCGTTATCGCCGAAAGATCCTCTGGTGTCTCGAGCAACTCGGCTTCGATGCGAAGAAGGTTCGTCTCGAGCCGGTGGAACACCATCTGGCACACGCATCGAGCGCTTACCATTGTTCGGGTATCAAGGAAAAAACCGCCATCCTCGGGATCGATGGAAAAGGGGAATATGCCACCACCTTCTTCGGCTGGGGCGAGAACGGCAAGATCCACAAGATCAAGGAGTTCTACGATCCTGATTCGCTCGGCGGTCTCTACGGTGCAATCACCGAATACCTGGGCTTCGAGATGCTCGACGGCGAGTTCAAGGTCATGGGCATGGCGCCTTACGGCGACGCCGCAAGATATGATTTCTCGCGGCTGGCCAAGTTCGAAAATGGCGAGCTGGTGATCAACACCGACTACGCCAACGTTATTGGCTTTCGCCGCTACAAGGAAAAGGGCAAGGGTTACTACTTCTCGCCGAAACTCATCGAGTGGCTCGGGCCGAAGCGTGAAGGGGATATTGCCGACGATCCCTACATACACTACGCCGCCAGCATTCAGGCGCTGTTCGAGAAACTGGCGCTGGAGATGATCGATTACTATCTCGGCGATATCCTCCGCGAAACCGGGCGGATCGCCTTCGCCGGAGGCTGTGCGCTGAATGTTAAGCTGAATCAGCGCATTATCGCCCGGCCTGACGTAAAGGAATTGTTTGTCCAACCGGCCTCGGGCGACGCCGGTACTGCGGTCGGCGCCGCGGCATATATTTCCGAGCAGAACGGTGTGCCGGTGGAAAAGATGGAACACGTCTATCTCGGGCCGAGCTACTCGAACGAAGACGTCATCGCAGCCTGTGGTCGCCACCCGAGCAAGCCGCAGTGGGAGCAGTTGTCTGACGTGCCCGGTCACATCGCGCAGATGCTGGCAGATGGCAACCCGGTTGCCTGGTTCCAGGGTCGCATGGAGTTCGGGCCGCGCGCGCTCGGCGGTCGTTCGATCATCGGCAATCCGAGCTCATCTGGCGTGGCCAATCGCATCAATGAGCAGATCAAGTTCCGCGAGCGCTGGCGCCCGTTCTGCCCCTCCATGCTCGACACCGTCGCGCCCCAGATGCTCAGCGTCGATCACCCGTCGCCGTTCATGACGTTCACGTTCGAAGTGAACGACGAATGGAAGGCGCGAGTGCCTGAAGTTGTACATGAAGACGGTACAGCGCGCGCGCAGGTGCTAAAGCGTGAATACAATCCGCGTTACTACGACCTGATGAAGGAGCTAGAGAGGATCACTGGCAACGGCGTCGTACTGAACACGTCGCTCAATCGACGCGGCGAGCCGATGGTGTGCTCCCCGACGGATGCCTTGAACATGTTCTTTGGATCAGACTTGCAGTATCTGATCATGGAAGATGTGCTGGTACATAAAGGTGGTAGTCAATGA
- a CDS encoding glycosyltransferase, producing the protein MNSVARQRVLQICHSYYGPFLDCARQYAALFNDTQYDVTTVFLTGRADQAVVTGCASDEVIFLEQSAREVRGLKLQAIRRVREIVEAGRYSLCIAHRAKPIYVACVATRLPVIGVHHAFGVYNRIGRRLFARFFRERLMLFAVSDAVRKDIKSKLPGWPEEKLRTFWNRIDVREVQDSQVDRSAARQRLGLREKAWVVANVGRLHADKDQATLLKGFAKALSSLPSEATLVIIGSGKLDEQLAALADSLGIAERVEFLGQIPEARKFFRAFDVFALTSDHEPFGMVLLEAMAAGNALICTDCGGAPEVVGECGETFPYADAAALSDLLIQVSRQDDHKRIELQMQMQSNLITLFSDQAARDRFWKLPGLCVVTSGKQGKA; encoded by the coding sequence ATGAATAGTGTCGCGCGCCAACGCGTTCTGCAGATATGTCATAGCTACTATGGACCGTTTCTAGACTGTGCTAGGCAATATGCCGCTCTTTTCAACGACACCCAGTATGATGTGACGACCGTATTTCTAACCGGGCGGGCAGATCAGGCCGTAGTGACCGGCTGTGCTTCGGATGAGGTCATTTTTTTAGAACAGTCTGCACGCGAAGTGCGTGGCCTCAAGCTTCAAGCGATCAGGCGCGTCCGCGAGATTGTTGAAGCTGGAAGGTATTCCTTATGCATCGCACATCGCGCGAAGCCCATCTATGTGGCGTGCGTCGCAACGAGGCTTCCCGTGATCGGCGTCCATCACGCGTTTGGTGTGTACAACCGTATCGGCAGGCGACTTTTTGCTCGCTTCTTTCGCGAGCGTCTGATGTTGTTCGCAGTTTCTGACGCGGTACGTAAGGACATAAAAAGCAAACTACCAGGCTGGCCGGAAGAAAAACTCCGCACGTTCTGGAATCGCATCGATGTCCGAGAGGTTCAGGACTCCCAGGTTGACCGATCCGCCGCCAGACAGCGCCTGGGCCTCCGTGAGAAAGCCTGGGTCGTGGCTAATGTCGGGCGCCTTCACGCCGACAAAGACCAAGCTACTCTCTTGAAAGGCTTCGCTAAGGCACTGTCCTCCCTACCTAGCGAGGCAACTTTGGTGATCATAGGATCTGGCAAGCTTGACGAGCAACTGGCAGCGTTGGCCGACTCGCTTGGCATCGCCGAGCGAGTTGAGTTTCTAGGGCAGATTCCTGAGGCCCGAAAATTTTTCCGTGCATTCGATGTTTTCGCCCTGACTTCCGATCACGAGCCATTTGGGATGGTTTTGCTAGAGGCGATGGCCGCTGGCAATGCTTTGATATGCACGGATTGCGGTGGCGCGCCGGAGGTTGTTGGTGAATGCGGCGAAACATTTCCTTATGCGGACGCAGCTGCTTTGAGCGACCTCCTGATTCAGGTGAGCAGGCAAGATGACCATAAGCGAATTGAGCTGCAGATGCAGATGCAATCTAATCTAATCACGCTCTTCTCAGACCAGGCGGCTCGGGATCGGTTCTGGAAGCTGCCGGGCTTATGCGTTGTCACCTCTGGGAAGCAGGGCAAGGCTTGA
- a CDS encoding glycosyltransferase family 9 protein — MLDRNIEVMQQHPLDGSRILVLPLVALGDLTIFLHLAWRLSASGAQLTISSDALFPARGYFPWLNVLPHLDVPISQLAAQYDLVIASYERFYLHGNWSHGCKGLKNVALVTAKKISRSSGLLERKLLVNDNSFEGATCAFCKNTKAGLSMVKWVDHYVEEVFKIDKFPIQPILSGVPEGPRGGNFVLIFPTTPEPRKNFWLLGFRMIARSLSRRGWRVEFACMSSEQARLRTALPGFPVKTSANLKELIEYVGAAEWVISNDSGGGHLASLMNKSTITITRRSDDFVWRPGFNVNNTVIHPYIKFKVLGRYIWRPFVPVWQALKVIGFPVSRGSAL, encoded by the coding sequence TTGCTCGATAGAAACATTGAAGTGATGCAACAGCACCCGTTGGATGGCTCGCGAATCTTGGTGCTGCCTTTAGTCGCTTTGGGTGATCTCACGATTTTCTTACATCTTGCCTGGCGGCTGTCTGCAAGCGGTGCCCAATTGACCATCTCGAGCGATGCGCTCTTCCCGGCGCGGGGCTACTTTCCGTGGTTGAATGTGCTTCCACATCTTGATGTACCGATAAGCCAGCTTGCTGCGCAGTACGATTTGGTGATAGCGAGTTATGAACGATTCTACCTACATGGGAACTGGTCTCACGGCTGTAAGGGTCTAAAGAACGTAGCGCTTGTTACCGCAAAAAAAATCTCGCGCTCGTCCGGGTTGCTGGAGCGTAAATTACTTGTCAACGATAATTCTTTCGAGGGCGCAACCTGTGCATTCTGTAAGAATACGAAGGCCGGATTGAGCATGGTCAAGTGGGTCGACCATTATGTTGAAGAAGTTTTCAAGATTGATAAATTCCCTATCCAACCCATATTGAGCGGCGTGCCCGAAGGTCCCAGGGGAGGTAACTTCGTTTTGATATTCCCCACGACTCCCGAGCCAAGGAAAAACTTTTGGCTTCTAGGTTTCCGGATGATAGCTCGGTCTTTATCTCGGCGAGGATGGAGAGTCGAATTCGCATGCATGTCGAGCGAGCAAGCAAGACTGAGGACTGCATTACCTGGCTTTCCAGTGAAAACCTCTGCGAACCTCAAAGAATTGATCGAGTACGTTGGTGCGGCTGAGTGGGTTATTAGTAATGATTCGGGGGGCGGACATTTGGCTTCGTTAATGAATAAGTCAACCATAACCATTACTCGGCGTAGCGACGACTTTGTATGGAGGCCGGGTTTTAACGTTAACAACACGGTCATACACCCTTACATTAAATTCAAGGTGCTGGGGCGTTACATATGGCGCCCCTTCGTTCCGGTGTGGCAAGCTCTCAAAGTAATCGGTTTTCCCGTTTCACGTGGTTCTGCTCTATGA
- a CDS encoding glycosyltransferase: MKAGPADVRTKPIKVLQLQPDFNVKTHAFADLAEQIVIGLQPRRFTVVSAYLRGKPEAGDPVSRASRSVYFEFSDRELKGARLKALWTLFKFCRAEQFDVIVCNRFKPISMMLILSRWLPKAGYIGIIHGFGDFDRKYRLGQVRRLGSTSWCFVGVSEAVRLHLLGYKSGFTESNTITITNAIDTLSATKLQLSRAAARQELGLPDDVLLIGAIGRLVPVKAHTLLVEALAALKPRYPALHLVIIGEGRERDTLEALADDLQVSRSLHLPGFVPDALRYAKAFDVFAMPSLSEGLGLALLEAMSARLPLVASQVPAMHPLLIGAGGKAVAVGNLESLISALEDYLRLNETERERAGEAAFNYLNRNHSVEKYRAAYRDLIEKMADQSAIDE; this comes from the coding sequence ATGAAAGCTGGTCCCGCTGATGTGCGTACAAAACCGATCAAAGTTCTCCAACTGCAGCCAGATTTCAATGTCAAGACTCACGCATTTGCCGATTTGGCAGAGCAAATCGTAATTGGGCTTCAGCCGCGGCGGTTTACCGTGGTGTCAGCGTATTTGAGGGGGAAGCCCGAAGCGGGTGATCCAGTTAGCAGGGCGTCTAGGTCTGTATATTTTGAATTTTCGGATCGAGAACTTAAGGGTGCTAGATTAAAAGCTCTGTGGACTCTGTTCAAGTTCTGCCGTGCGGAACAATTCGATGTTATAGTCTGCAACAGATTCAAGCCTATAAGTATGATGCTCATACTGTCCCGTTGGCTGCCGAAAGCTGGGTATATCGGAATAATCCACGGTTTTGGTGATTTCGATCGAAAATATCGCCTTGGGCAAGTCCGTAGACTGGGTAGTACCAGCTGGTGTTTTGTAGGGGTTTCGGAAGCGGTCCGTTTACACTTGTTGGGGTACAAGTCAGGGTTCACGGAAAGCAATACGATCACCATCACAAATGCGATCGATACTCTTTCAGCTACGAAGCTACAGTTATCTCGCGCCGCCGCCCGTCAGGAGCTTGGCCTTCCCGATGACGTGCTTTTGATCGGTGCAATTGGACGCTTGGTACCAGTAAAAGCCCACACTTTGCTTGTCGAAGCTCTTGCGGCTCTCAAGCCGCGATATCCAGCGTTGCACTTAGTAATTATAGGCGAAGGGCGAGAAAGAGATACATTGGAAGCTTTGGCTGACGATTTGCAGGTTTCCCGCTCTCTACACTTGCCTGGTTTTGTCCCTGACGCCCTGCGGTACGCTAAAGCGTTTGATGTTTTTGCCATGCCCTCGTTATCCGAAGGGTTGGGGCTTGCCTTGCTAGAAGCAATGAGCGCCAGACTGCCCCTTGTGGCGAGCCAAGTGCCCGCTATGCACCCGTTACTTATTGGCGCCGGAGGCAAAGCTGTGGCGGTCGGAAATCTAGAGTCGTTGATCAGTGCATTGGAAGACTATCTACGTTTAAACGAGACGGAGCGAGAAAGGGCGGGAGAGGCTGCTTTTAATTATCTAAATCGAAATCACTCGGTAGAAAAATATCGAGCAGCCTACCGTGATCTCATCGAAAAAATGGCTGATCAGAGCGCTATTGATGAATAA
- a CDS encoding O-antigen ligase family protein — MNNRWLRALCSSMWGLRFFFPVRNYFTSVLLLFLAAFLFFPTAKSVNNFYYVFLGFPAFCLLLCGKGLLRRYTVALLLWLCCLSFMAVLAIADASFGYFKHHLYIFLFCSLIVLWVDPDKFDGELFAFAAFWSLVIFIVGSAVFYWATDRFLPGSRLVVLPGNLSGPILTSMILVGLYALAIPGRLIGRRWSFIVSGAFAVIFCVGYILQSRSGLLGFFATAVIMFMWLLLKSSGWTRMLLVFGALICVVVLFLGASHLPFASGLIERSDAGRIELWLAYLNQLYMCGIWLGCGDGNDVAVTIENGSVLIQHPHNLFLAIAVHSGVPAVLLFVGALSETLRQAWLQRNPWGGYLGVAILMLMFDGNKLIDNPSEIWLLVFFPAMMILAREQHISE; from the coding sequence ATGAATAATAGATGGCTCCGAGCATTGTGTTCTAGTATGTGGGGTCTTCGGTTTTTCTTCCCGGTTAGAAATTATTTTACGTCAGTATTGCTGTTGTTTTTGGCTGCTTTTTTATTTTTCCCAACTGCTAAGTCTGTAAATAACTTTTACTATGTGTTTCTCGGCTTTCCCGCTTTTTGTTTGCTGTTGTGCGGAAAGGGTTTGCTAAGAAGGTATACGGTCGCCTTGCTGTTATGGCTTTGTTGTCTATCTTTCATGGCAGTCTTGGCGATTGCAGATGCGAGCTTCGGTTATTTTAAGCATCACTTGTACATATTTTTGTTTTGTTCGCTTATTGTTCTGTGGGTTGATCCTGATAAATTTGATGGAGAGCTCTTCGCGTTCGCTGCGTTCTGGTCGCTCGTCATCTTTATAGTTGGTAGCGCCGTATTTTATTGGGCGACAGACAGGTTTTTGCCTGGTTCTAGGCTGGTGGTATTACCTGGTAATCTTTCAGGCCCTATTCTAACGAGCATGATTTTGGTTGGCCTGTATGCCCTGGCTATTCCAGGTCGGCTAATCGGTCGCCGTTGGTCATTTATAGTGAGCGGAGCCTTTGCTGTCATATTCTGCGTGGGGTATATTCTTCAAAGTCGCTCCGGGCTCCTAGGCTTTTTTGCGACTGCTGTCATAATGTTTATGTGGTTGCTGCTGAAGTCGTCTGGTTGGACAAGAATGCTCTTGGTATTTGGCGCACTGATCTGTGTTGTCGTACTGTTTTTGGGGGCGAGTCATCTTCCTTTCGCGTCAGGTTTGATAGAGCGCTCTGATGCTGGCCGAATTGAACTATGGCTGGCCTATTTGAATCAGCTTTACATGTGTGGAATATGGCTAGGTTGCGGTGACGGTAATGACGTTGCCGTTACGATCGAGAATGGGAGCGTTCTAATTCAGCACCCTCACAACCTTTTTCTCGCTATTGCTGTTCATTCTGGAGTTCCTGCTGTGCTGCTGTTCGTTGGAGCGTTGTCTGAAACGCTTCGGCAGGCATGGCTGCAGCGCAATCCATGGGGCGGTTATCTTGGAGTGGCTATTTTGATGCTGATGTTCGATGGCAACAAGCTCATAGATAATCCGAGCGAAATCTGGTTATTGGTATTCTTTCCAGCGATGATGATTCTCGCTAGAGAACAGCACATTAGTGAATAG
- a CDS encoding glycosyltransferase, with protein sequence MTSSNELRVLQFCYGYEGPYLDSARQYASLFAGTPYKVTTVFLTGRSNAAVAAACHCDEVLFMECSRRAVRGFKLKAIRDFRKIAATRDFRLCITHRTKPGYIACMATDLPILSVHHTYGDFRRLSRQVYSRAFRHRLHLLAVSNSVKEDIQTSLPAWPKERLHTLFNRIDVAAIKRSLYPREEARERLGIAGDAWIVGHVGRLHPDKDQATLLRGFAAAKPNLPLNSVLVICGTGRLEHDLKSLAAQLGIADQVVFTGQIHDARRLFKAFDVFVLSSSREPFGTVLIEAMAAGVPLISSDGGGAPEVVGEHGQQFTAKDALSLAACLVTASEYSDAQIEALRSEMENRLQQQFSDDAARNRFWSLPALLGVE encoded by the coding sequence ATGACGAGCTCCAACGAATTGAGGGTCCTGCAGTTCTGCTACGGCTACGAAGGTCCGTATCTGGACTCGGCCCGCCAGTACGCGAGTCTGTTCGCAGGCACGCCGTACAAAGTCACCACGGTGTTTCTCACCGGACGCTCGAATGCTGCGGTAGCGGCGGCCTGCCATTGCGACGAAGTTTTGTTCATGGAGTGTTCCCGGCGCGCGGTCCGCGGCTTCAAGCTAAAGGCGATTCGAGATTTTCGCAAGATCGCGGCGACCCGCGATTTTCGTCTGTGCATCACCCACAGGACCAAGCCAGGCTACATCGCGTGCATGGCTACCGACTTGCCGATCCTTTCCGTACATCATACCTATGGCGACTTCCGGCGTCTCAGCAGGCAGGTCTACTCCCGCGCCTTCCGCCACAGGCTGCATCTGCTCGCTGTGTCCAATTCCGTGAAGGAGGATATCCAGACATCCCTCCCGGCCTGGCCTAAAGAGCGGTTGCACACGCTCTTCAATCGGATCGACGTCGCCGCAATCAAGCGGTCACTCTATCCGCGAGAGGAAGCCCGGGAGCGACTCGGTATCGCAGGTGATGCATGGATCGTTGGACATGTCGGGCGCCTGCACCCCGACAAGGACCAGGCGACACTGCTCCGAGGCTTTGCTGCAGCCAAACCGAACCTTCCGTTGAATAGCGTGCTGGTCATCTGCGGTACGGGCCGTCTGGAGCATGATTTGAAAAGCCTCGCTGCCCAGTTGGGAATTGCTGATCAGGTCGTATTTACCGGACAGATTCACGATGCCCGACGCTTGTTCAAGGCTTTTGACGTATTCGTATTGAGCTCGAGTCGAGAGCCGTTCGGAACAGTACTGATCGAAGCGATGGCAGCCGGCGTGCCTCTGATTTCCAGCGACGGTGGCGGAGCGCCGGAGGTAGTCGGCGAGCATGGGCAGCAGTTCACCGCCAAGGATGCGCTGTCTCTTGCGGCTTGCCTGGTAACAGCTTCCGAATATTCTGATGCGCAGATCGAAGCGCTGCGCAGCGAAATGGAGAATCGCTTGCAGCAGCAATTCTCCGATGACGCCGCGCGCAACCGTTTTTGGTCGCTGCCGGCTTTGCTGGGTGTCGAGTGA
- a CDS encoding phosphotransferase gives MRLLTQETFDGMRHGAQVIEEDYYGEKVLLLEDGTYLKLFRRKSWLSKTAFFPPAKRFAANARELARRNIPCPKVIAVYRLESPYRSVVHYRPLLGSTLRNLLDAAEENQQHELLSGLGTFIEQLHQGGVYFRSLHFGNIVITPEGRLGLIDISDMRCLNRPLPVGMRRRNYEHLMRYSEDLEKLSDAVRVSVCQDIIRN, from the coding sequence ATGAGGCTGCTGACCCAGGAAACCTTCGACGGCATGCGCCACGGCGCACAGGTCATCGAAGAGGATTACTACGGCGAGAAGGTACTTCTGCTGGAGGATGGGACCTATCTCAAGCTGTTCAGACGCAAATCCTGGCTTTCTAAAACCGCTTTCTTCCCGCCAGCCAAACGATTCGCGGCCAACGCCCGCGAACTGGCGAGGCGGAACATTCCGTGCCCGAAGGTCATCGCCGTCTACCGTTTGGAGTCCCCGTATCGATCGGTTGTGCATTATCGACCTTTGCTGGGATCAACTTTGCGCAACCTGCTCGACGCTGCAGAAGAAAACCAACAGCACGAACTACTGAGCGGCTTGGGCACGTTCATAGAGCAACTTCACCAAGGGGGCGTCTATTTCCGGTCACTTCACTTCGGAAATATCGTGATCACCCCGGAAGGACGCTTGGGGCTCATAGATATTTCTGATATGCGCTGCCTGAACCGCCCGCTTCCCGTGGGAATGCGTCGTCGCAACTACGAGCATTTGATGCGCTATTCAGAAGACCTGGAGAAACTCTCAGACGCCGTGCGTGTATCCGTGTGCCAGGACATCATCCGGAACTGA